The [Eubacterium] siraeum genome contains a region encoding:
- a CDS encoding PASTA domain-containing protein, translated as MNKRCMGCMEQYDSGLEICPYCGYVEGTGAEEAIHMAPGSILLDRYIIGRVLGYGGFGVTYIAWDGKLEQKVAIKEYLPSEFSTRIPGQSCVTLLGGEKNEQFRDGLKKFVEEAKRLAKFQNESGIVKVFDSFTENETAYIIMEYLEGETLSDRLKRDKVIPEDEAVSMLMPVMRSLETVHKEGILHRDIAPDNIFLTTNGQVKLIDFGASRYATTSHSKSLTTIIKPGYSPKEQYDSRGDQGPHTDVYALAGTLYKMITGVTPPEAMGRNAECETRKRDPLMPLHKYCKSISQKRENAILNALNIRIEDRTPDVASFMKELDSEPPAKRRYGKIKKIDLYHWPVWLKVGIPALMAVVITFGALLATGVINFPSLFTEEIVIPDGIVSVPDVEGLSKDEAIRLIEEANLTASSEGSIESKYIDAGVIVLQTPTGSSYLEENGIVTLMISSGNGVVKEENGVCTVPYVIWDDKKTALSKLKEAGFDKPVIEEKNDDNVAAGKVISQSIEAGEKVEKGTTVTIVISKGSKSMKMPNVKGMTYSEAEKTLKAMGLVVAAQYEKNDSVPENTVLKQSVKDGDNVSKGTKITLTVSSKNNTLKVPALTGVDKASAVSQLEKLGFKVTILEGESDAPENTVYAQSPLPGSEQKSGTSVIIYVCTASNEPSLVKVGNVTGNKENEAISTLEKAGFSVSVSKEYSDNVAEGVVIRQEPAADTEKNYGSKVVIYISRGVQMLTVNNVVGKKRSEAENTLKKTGFAVEIKESFNSAVAPGKVIKQSPAADEKLKKGGKVTIYVSKGKQKFDVATVYGMTEDEARKALAKFDVSVVYDGYSTDIPYGSVLSQEPAGATSLEEGSVIRLTLSKGPDWSDYTDTLPSEVTSDEYEITEQTRYSYRDKQTTTSNDSSKDGWTQYDSSWAWSEYGSWSGWSSSWVGSDDSRQVETKTVTDKEGYTEYRYGRYEGKRAKTGKWGSHWCRTCGINKQGWIESTIYYKWTDWSTSRKSVTDKGRCSHVNYQYQYFYDKSPYQYYKEESRWIAPVTHTEYRYRERRKIYTYYYYRWDDWSSYSENEVSQSSDREVRTKTYYSYRRK; from the coding sequence ATGAACAAAAGATGTATGGGCTGCATGGAGCAGTATGACAGCGGGCTTGAAATTTGCCCTTATTGCGGATATGTAGAAGGAACAGGCGCAGAAGAAGCTATTCATATGGCACCCGGCTCGATCCTGCTCGACCGCTATATAATAGGAAGGGTGCTGGGATACGGCGGCTTCGGAGTAACGTATATTGCGTGGGACGGTAAGCTTGAGCAGAAGGTGGCAATAAAAGAATACCTTCCGAGCGAGTTTTCCACAAGGATACCCGGACAGTCCTGCGTAACGCTTTTAGGCGGCGAAAAGAACGAGCAGTTCCGTGACGGATTGAAGAAATTCGTTGAAGAAGCGAAAAGGCTTGCCAAATTTCAGAATGAGAGCGGTATAGTAAAGGTGTTTGACAGCTTTACAGAAAATGAAACAGCATATATCATAATGGAATATCTCGAGGGCGAAACGCTATCCGACCGTCTTAAACGAGATAAGGTCATTCCTGAGGATGAAGCGGTTTCTATGCTTATGCCTGTAATGAGATCTCTGGAAACGGTACATAAAGAGGGCATTCTTCACAGAGATATAGCGCCCGACAATATATTCCTGACTACTAACGGTCAGGTCAAGCTGATAGATTTCGGTGCTTCGAGGTATGCAACCACATCGCACAGCAAAAGTCTGACCACGATAATCAAGCCCGGCTATTCACCGAAGGAACAGTATGACAGCAGAGGCGATCAGGGTCCTCATACCGATGTGTACGCACTTGCCGGAACGCTCTATAAAATGATTACAGGAGTAACTCCTCCCGAAGCAATGGGAAGAAACGCAGAGTGCGAAACAAGAAAACGAGATCCGCTGATGCCGCTTCATAAGTATTGCAAGAGCATATCACAGAAACGTGAAAATGCAATTCTTAATGCGCTGAATATCAGAATCGAGGACAGAACGCCCGATGTGGCGTCATTTATGAAAGAGCTTGACTCCGAGCCTCCGGCAAAACGCAGATACGGAAAGATAAAGAAAATCGATCTGTATCACTGGCCTGTCTGGCTGAAGGTAGGCATACCCGCTCTGATGGCGGTTGTAATAACCTTCGGTGCACTTCTTGCCACAGGCGTAATTAACTTCCCGTCGCTTTTTACGGAAGAAATCGTTATACCGGACGGAATCGTTTCTGTTCCGGATGTTGAGGGACTTAGCAAGGATGAGGCTATAAGGCTGATTGAAGAAGCAAATCTGACAGCGTCATCTGAGGGAAGCATCGAATCGAAATATATTGATGCGGGAGTGATAGTATTGCAAACTCCCACAGGAAGCTCTTATCTTGAAGAAAACGGCATCGTCACCCTTATGATAAGCAGCGGAAACGGTGTAGTAAAAGAGGAAAACGGAGTATGCACCGTGCCGTATGTAATATGGGACGATAAGAAAACCGCATTGTCAAAGCTGAAGGAAGCAGGCTTCGACAAGCCCGTTATAGAAGAAAAGAACGATGATAACGTTGCCGCAGGAAAGGTAATCAGCCAGAGTATCGAAGCAGGAGAAAAGGTTGAAAAAGGCACTACTGTGACTATAGTTATATCAAAGGGCTCTAAGTCGATGAAAATGCCCAATGTAAAAGGTATGACCTATAGTGAAGCAGAGAAGACCCTTAAGGCGATGGGTCTTGTTGTAGCTGCTCAATATGAGAAGAATGACAGTGTTCCCGAAAATACGGTTCTTAAGCAGAGTGTTAAGGACGGAGATAATGTAAGCAAGGGCACTAAGATAACTCTTACAGTATCAAGCAAAAACAATACGCTGAAAGTCCCCGCCCTTACAGGCGTTGATAAGGCGTCAGCCGTTTCACAGCTTGAAAAGCTCGGATTCAAGGTAACAATACTTGAGGGCGAGTCCGACGCACCCGAAAATACGGTATACGCTCAGTCGCCGTTGCCGGGCAGTGAGCAAAAATCCGGCACATCGGTAATAATATATGTCTGCACCGCAAGCAACGAGCCTTCGCTTGTAAAGGTCGGAAACGTGACCGGTAATAAGGAGAACGAAGCAATATCAACGCTTGAAAAAGCGGGATTCAGCGTGAGTGTAAGCAAGGAATACAGCGACAACGTTGCCGAGGGTGTAGTAATACGTCAGGAGCCTGCCGCAGATACCGAGAAGAATTACGGCTCAAAGGTGGTTATTTATATCAGCCGTGGCGTTCAGATGCTTACTGTCAATAATGTTGTCGGCAAGAAACGTTCCGAAGCCGAAAATACACTTAAGAAAACAGGCTTTGCTGTTGAGATAAAGGAATCGTTTAATTCCGCAGTTGCTCCCGGTAAGGTTATCAAGCAGTCGCCTGCCGCAGACGAGAAGCTGAAAAAGGGTGGCAAGGTCACGATTTATGTAAGCAAGGGCAAGCAGAAGTTCGATGTTGCAACTGTATACGGAATGACCGAGGATGAAGCAAGAAAAGCGCTTGCAAAATTCGATGTGAGCGTTGTTTATGACGGATACAGCACCGATATTCCGTACGGCAGCGTACTAAGTCAGGAGCCTGCCGGAGCAACATCGCTTGAAGAAGGCTCTGTAATCAGGCTCACGCTCAGCAAGGGTCCAGACTGGTCGGATTATACAGATACTCTGCCGTCCGAGGTTACTTCTGATGAGTACGAGATAACAGAACAGACACGCTACAGCTACCGTGACAAGCAGACAACCACATCGAACGATTCAAGCAAGGACGGCTGGACACAGTATGACAGCTCGTGGGCGTGGAGTGAATACGGCTCGTGGAGTGGCTGGTCAAGCTCTTGGGTAGGCTCAGATGACAGCAGACAGGTAGAAACAAAGACTGTTACAGATAAGGAAGGGTATACCGAATACCGCTACGGCAGATATGAAGGAAAGCGTGCCAAAACAGGTAAATGGGGTTCTCATTGGTGCAGAACGTGCGGAATCAATAAACAAGGCTGGATTGAAAGCACTATATATTATAAATGGACCGATTGGTCTACTTCAAGAAAGTCGGTTACTGACAAAGGTAGATGTAGCCATGTGAATTATCAGTATCAGTATTTTTACGACAAGTCACCTTATCAGTATTACAAAGAAGAAAGCCGATGGATAGCACCTGTCACCCACACAGAATACCGTTATCGTGAAAGACGGAAGATTTACACCTACTATTACTACAGATGGGACGATTGGAGCAGTTATTCGGAAAACGAAGTCAGCCAGTCGTCCGACAGGGAAGTACGCACTAAGACTTATTACAGCTACAGAAGAAAGTGA
- a CDS encoding serine/threonine-protein kinase, which translates to MLLGRYYIGKAVGSGGFGIIYKAFDLKLEAIVAVKEFFIGRIMTRAAGEDKVIVSKKSRQEFEYRKRRFLAEARNMAKFGDSRFIPNVFEYFEANDTAYIVMELLEGETLNMYMAEKGRIDMQFAVYIATEVGNALSALHEHKIIHRDVAPDNIFICSDKERHVKLLDLGAAKLADSSDDVIDIILKPGYSPVEQYDSMENAGAYSDIYALGATLYYMLTGVKPEESTNRKIQDTVVPPHELNPDISSNLSNAVMKAMAVEKHMRFKNVSEFLAAVNGERKVLSPDREKNMRRARRFIGIAAACVVLGVSTSAVAGAYLSKCSEQTLDSAVISVWYSVADGSYEAAAMKSITDDFTDKFGNVTVELTAIPEAEYADRLKTAAEKNELPDLFESSDIPDDLLKNAASVDAVLDSEQADNCLFIGKNKSMLSSSKKVPLGIEIPLACVITNGATSVKYDKESFSDISDFGTDIIAVADDAEKLTEYNFGTSVYASENEFLDNEENKCAVMLATTMDINRIKSTITNYTKSFVYYDSDKIRCDYVYEWSLGNKSEAQVKAAERLLSWMLGNVYQSTLMISKCNDGQIPLNETCFKEKIKSKNLAYIGDIYTNFEFTGEETH; encoded by the coding sequence GTGCTTTTGGGTAGATATTATATCGGAAAGGCAGTAGGCTCAGGCGGCTTCGGCATAATTTACAAGGCTTTCGATCTTAAGCTCGAAGCGATTGTTGCGGTCAAGGAGTTTTTTATCGGAAGGATAATGACCAGAGCCGCAGGCGAGGATAAGGTGATTGTCAGCAAAAAGTCAAGACAGGAGTTTGAATACAGAAAAAGAAGATTCCTTGCGGAAGCAAGAAATATGGCAAAATTCGGTGACAGCAGATTTATTCCGAATGTATTTGAATATTTCGAGGCTAACGATACCGCTTACATAGTAATGGAACTGCTTGAGGGCGAAACCCTGAATATGTATATGGCGGAAAAGGGCAGGATAGATATGCAGTTTGCCGTGTATATAGCTACTGAGGTCGGCAATGCGCTTTCTGCGCTTCACGAGCATAAGATAATACACAGGGATGTTGCACCCGACAATATATTTATATGTTCCGATAAAGAAAGACACGTCAAGCTGCTTGATCTCGGTGCGGCGAAGCTCGCTGACAGCAGTGACGATGTTATAGATATAATACTTAAACCGGGTTATTCCCCTGTTGAACAATACGACAGTATGGAAAACGCAGGAGCCTATTCTGATATATATGCGCTCGGCGCAACGTTGTATTATATGTTGACGGGAGTAAAGCCTGAAGAATCGACAAACAGAAAAATACAGGATACGGTTGTGCCGCCTCACGAGCTAAATCCGGATATATCATCCAACCTCAGCAATGCGGTAATGAAGGCTATGGCTGTCGAAAAGCATATGAGATTTAAAAACGTAAGCGAGTTTCTGGCGGCTGTTAACGGAGAAAGAAAAGTGCTTTCGCCCGATAGGGAAAAGAATATGCGGCGTGCAAGAAGATTTATCGGGATAGCGGCCGCCTGCGTCGTGCTGGGTGTCAGCACCTCTGCGGTTGCCGGTGCCTATCTGTCGAAGTGTTCCGAGCAGACCCTTGACAGCGCCGTGATAAGCGTGTGGTACTCAGTGGCTGACGGCTCATACGAGGCGGCGGCAATGAAAAGCATTACCGACGATTTCACCGATAAATTCGGCAATGTAACAGTGGAGCTGACGGCAATTCCGGAGGCGGAATATGCAGACAGGCTGAAAACGGCGGCAGAGAAGAATGAACTTCCCGATCTGTTCGAAAGCAGCGATATTCCCGACGATCTGTTGAAAAATGCCGCAAGCGTGGACGCTGTGCTTGATTCTGAACAGGCGGACAACTGTCTTTTTATCGGAAAGAATAAAAGTATGCTTTCTTCGTCCAAAAAAGTGCCGCTCGGTATAGAAATACCTCTTGCGTGTGTTATTACAAACGGTGCAACAAGCGTAAAGTATGACAAGGAGAGCTTTTCGGATATTTCGGATTTCGGAACGGATATTATTGCGGTGGCTGACGATGCGGAAAAACTGACGGAATACAATTTCGGCACGTCAGTGTATGCGAGCGAGAATGAATTCCTCGACAACGAGGAAAACAAGTGTGCGGTTATGCTTGCGACTACTATGGATATAAACAGGATCAAAAGCACGATTACAAATTACACCAAATCATTTGTATATTACGATTCGGATAAGATTCGTTGTGATTATGTCTATGAATGGAGTCTGGGAAACAAAAGCGAAGCTCAGGTGAAAGCCGCCGAACGTCTGCTGTCGTGGATGCTCGGAAATGTTTATCAAAGTACGCTTATGATCAGTAAATGTAATGACGGACAGATACCCTTGAACGAAACGTGCTTCAAAGAGAAAATAAAATCAAAAAATCTGGCGTATATAGGCGATATATATACCAATTTTGAATTTACAGGAGAGGAAACCCACTAA
- a CDS encoding FHA domain-containing protein: MKKVRCLNGHFFDSDTYDKCPLCNSVKVEENDANGVESAKSVTQEKKHLFPWMKDNKKAAEIVRVEEGAVDKTFSIFGNDNDKSKPINEIYSCAAARPATDAAGADSHSDKKVEDASVKKSEPPAVFEESRNSVAVSIKDEIKNARLDSNKTIGFFSMPVPKTQEDGTASTNIPATQNEPLVGWIVCIKGVNFGKGFSLFSGMNSVGRSEENRIVIPGDNGISRQKHAMIVYEPKKRVFYIKSGESSGLTYVNDEIVMETKQLEAWDKITLGDSDFLLIPLCCDRFSWEDYITR, encoded by the coding sequence ATGAAGAAAGTCAGATGTTTAAACGGACATTTTTTTGATAGCGACACTTATGACAAATGCCCGCTTTGTAATTCCGTAAAGGTTGAAGAAAATGATGCGAACGGTGTCGAATCAGCAAAAAGTGTAACGCAGGAGAAGAAGCACCTGTTCCCGTGGATGAAGGATAACAAGAAGGCTGCCGAGATAGTCCGTGTAGAAGAAGGAGCGGTTGATAAGACCTTCAGCATATTCGGCAATGATAACGATAAAAGCAAGCCGATAAATGAAATCTATTCCTGTGCCGCCGCTAGGCCGGCGACAGATGCGGCAGGTGCGGACAGTCACAGCGATAAAAAGGTTGAGGACGCTTCAGTCAAAAAGAGCGAGCCGCCTGCAGTCTTTGAAGAAAGCAGAAACAGCGTCGCTGTTTCGATAAAAGATGAAATCAAGAATGCACGTCTTGACTCAAACAAGACAATAGGCTTTTTCAGTATGCCCGTGCCAAAGACGCAGGAAGACGGCACCGCTTCGACAAATATTCCCGCAACACAAAACGAACCTCTTGTAGGATGGATAGTGTGTATCAAGGGCGTAAACTTCGGAAAAGGATTTTCGCTGTTTTCCGGTATGAACTCGGTGGGAAGAAGTGAAGAAAACCGCATAGTGATACCCGGCGACAACGGTATTTCCAGGCAAAAACATGCTATGATAGTGTATGAGCCTAAGAAGCGTGTGTTCTATATAAAATCGGGAGAAAGCAGCGGACTTACATACGTCAACGATGAAATAGTGATGGAAACAAAACAGCTGGAAGCCTGGGACAAGATAACGCTCGGTGACAGCGATTTCCTGCTTATTCCGCTGTGCTGTGACAGATTTTCATGGGAAGATTATATAACAAGATAA
- a CDS encoding protein phosphatase 2C domain-containing protein gives MQIFDDNYSFLKENRNAELVLYSVKGGREEQQDCSGYEIADDRLMAVICDGMGGENDGKKASNTAVGEFLNQYLLSENDGKPDDFFEKAIVSANSAICSFTDKNGNMVCAGTTVVCILIADGLLRWASVGDSRLYILRDNELVQATTDHNYALSLSEQLKNGNIDRQTYETEMLQGDGLTSFLGVGREMQVDINVRGIPLHSGDRILMTTDGLYKLVSDEEINRILTNFKNIGEAVQALEMKASHGALKKRTVRDNMTIALVNIK, from the coding sequence TTGCAGATTTTTGATGATAATTACAGCTTTCTGAAAGAAAACCGCAACGCAGAGCTTGTGCTGTATTCTGTAAAAGGCGGACGGGAAGAACAGCAGGACTGCTCAGGCTATGAGATTGCAGATGACAGGCTTATGGCTGTAATCTGTGACGGAATGGGCGGAGAGAACGACGGAAAAAAGGCGAGCAATACAGCCGTCGGAGAATTTCTCAATCAGTATTTGCTGTCTGAAAATGACGGTAAGCCGGACGATTTTTTTGAAAAAGCGATTGTTTCCGCAAATTCGGCTATTTGTTCCTTTACCGATAAAAACGGTAATATGGTGTGCGCCGGTACAACAGTTGTCTGCATATTGATAGCTGACGGTTTGCTGAGATGGGCTTCCGTAGGCGACAGCCGACTTTATATACTGCGTGACAACGAGCTGGTTCAGGCAACAACAGACCATAACTATGCGCTTTCGTTGTCCGAACAGTTGAAAAACGGTAATATAGACAGGCAGACCTACGAAACAGAAATGCTGCAAGGTGACGGCCTTACGAGCTTTCTTGGGGTCGGCAGGGAGATGCAGGTCGATATAAATGTCAGAGGTATTCCGTTGCACAGCGGTGACAGGATACTGATGACAACAGACGGATTGTACAAGCTGGTTTCCGATGAGGAGATCAACCGCATATTGACTAATTTCAAAAATATCGGTGAGGCGGTGCAGGCGCTTGAAATGAAAGCATCGCACGGAGCGCTGAAAAAAAGGACAGTGCGTGACAATATGACAATCGCACTTGTAAATATTAAATAA
- a CDS encoding protein phosphatase 2C domain-containing protein: protein MLEYSTITNKGDRSVNEDSIAVIPSGKSGFACILCDGLGGHGMGDVASGCVCDTFRNMLLGTTEMSGFLPVALRCAQANLMREQIRLNATRKMKTTAVALAVDDKKAYVAHIGDSRLYIFRKNKVMTRTLDHSVPQMLALCREIREDEIRNHPERSSVLRVMGIEWEKDMFDVMKPVPLRKCDAFLLCSDGFWELITEEKMCEYLKNSDSADEWLGMMTKEVRKNGKGREMDNYSAIAIRNL, encoded by the coding sequence ATGCTTGAATATTCAACTATAACAAATAAAGGCGACAGGAGCGTCAACGAGGACAGCATTGCGGTTATACCGTCAGGTAAGTCAGGCTTTGCCTGTATATTATGTGACGGTCTTGGAGGGCACGGAATGGGTGATGTCGCATCCGGATGCGTATGCGACACGTTCCGGAATATGCTGCTCGGCACAACCGAAATGTCCGGTTTTCTTCCTGTCGCATTACGTTGCGCACAGGCAAATCTTATGAGAGAACAGATAAGGCTGAACGCTACTAGGAAAATGAAAACAACCGCCGTTGCGCTTGCCGTTGATGATAAAAAGGCTTATGTGGCGCATATCGGTGATTCACGGCTGTACATTTTCCGCAAAAATAAGGTTATGACAAGAACGCTTGACCACAGTGTTCCTCAGATGCTTGCACTGTGCAGGGAAATCAGGGAGGATGAAATAAGAAATCATCCTGAACGCAGTTCTGTACTTAGAGTAATGGGTATAGAATGGGAAAAGGATATGTTTGATGTTATGAAGCCTGTTCCGCTGAGAAAATGCGATGCGTTTTTACTTTGTTCAGATGGATTCTGGGAGCTGATAACCGAAGAAAAAATGTGCGAATATCTTAAAAATTCAGATTCGGCTGATGAATGGCTCGGTATGATGACAAAAGAGGTCAGAAAAAACGGAAAAGGCAGAGAGATGGATAACTATTCCGCCATTGCGATCCGTAACTTATAG
- a CDS encoding DUF4176 domain-containing protein: MNTVLPIGSVVKIQGIKKPIMIFGYLQKSGLGNGKVIDYVGVPYPEGNIGPQAQIGFQRYDITEVVFTGYENEEFEPWKQLIRAYNNPDNKTE, encoded by the coding sequence ATGAACACAGTTTTACCTATAGGTTCGGTTGTAAAAATCCAAGGAATAAAAAAACCGATAATGATATTCGGTTATCTTCAGAAATCTGGACTTGGTAATGGTAAGGTTATCGATTATGTAGGAGTACCATATCCTGAGGGAAATATCGGACCACAAGCACAGATTGGATTTCAGCGATATGATATAACTGAGGTCGTTTTTACAGGCTATGAAAACGAAGAATTTGAGCCATGGAAACAGCTTATAAGAGCATACAATAATCCTGATAATAAAACAGAATAA
- a CDS encoding WXG100 family type VII secretion target — MSETIKLSPEMLISQAAQLSTLSNDFNNLFDSVVSELNTINGNWSKNLANNFAGKIISAQNGFRSVVDALNNGSEAARICAESFENIDDVLAKMMSGGGSNGSAGATSSIIPSNIDSIEDVFDLIDEQYNKLPSSVRENIKSCAKNWFGSGVSAYEITHQLFDKDFEGAIEKFCKDIADKAGDGISEIVFSDGSPDFELGFDQKLYGKYIINSIWDGTKAAKEFIDNPSMENLIQIGWNSTVGSVLDTVADEAYSFVSKIPFIGDWYAKRGATDGGSIFNVAYTEWTRAIFGDDMANSVSTYYADNGGIFKGLVNGYDVIKDAVTDSCKKSGGIINMWLDGWKIIFS; from the coding sequence ATGAGTGAAACTATAAAGCTGTCGCCCGAAATGCTAATATCACAGGCGGCACAGCTTTCAACGCTAAGCAATGATTTCAACAACCTGTTTGACAGCGTTGTATCAGAGCTTAACACAATCAACGGTAACTGGAGCAAAAACCTTGCAAACAACTTTGCAGGAAAGATAATAAGTGCGCAGAACGGCTTCAGGTCGGTGGTTGACGCATTGAACAACGGCTCGGAAGCCGCCCGTATATGCGCAGAGTCGTTTGAGAACATTGACGATGTACTGGCAAAAATGATGTCAGGCGGAGGAAGCAACGGCTCTGCAGGGGCGACGAGTAGCATAATACCGAGTAATATTGATTCTATCGAAGATGTGTTTGACCTGATTGATGAACAATACAATAAGTTACCGTCTTCTGTACGAGAAAATATAAAATCATGTGCAAAGAACTGGTTTGGTTCAGGCGTAAGCGCTTACGAAATAACTCATCAACTCTTTGATAAGGATTTTGAGGGGGCAATAGAAAAATTCTGTAAAGATATCGCAGATAAAGCGGGCGATGGCATATCCGAAATAGTATTCTCGGACGGTTCGCCTGATTTCGAATTAGGATTTGACCAGAAATTGTACGGAAAATATATTATCAATTCAATATGGGATGGAACTAAAGCTGCAAAAGAATTCATTGATAATCCGTCAATGGAAAATCTTATTCAGATAGGATGGAATTCAACGGTCGGTTCGGTTCTGGATACAGTAGCGGATGAAGCATACAGCTTTGTTTCAAAAATACCTTTTATAGGAGATTGGTACGCTAAAAGAGGCGCTACAGACGGTGGCAGTATTTTTAATGTCGCTTATACTGAGTGGACAAGAGCAATATTCGGAGATGATATGGCAAATTCGGTAAGTACATATTATGCAGATAACGGCGGAATATTCAAAGGTCTTGTAAACGGTTATGATGTAATCAAAGATGCCGTCACCGACAGTTGCAAAAAAAGCGGCGGTATTATCAATATGTGGCTTGACGGTTGGAAAATTATATTTAGTTAA
- a CDS encoding WXG100 family type VII secretion target, whose amino-acid sequence MALIKINDTALIESSVTIGEKINQLNDMKSRLNSIAGAISDSWQGASSAAYANVLHDFDIRTSKMMEILEAFKEYIEKSTTDFKEIDRKSANRIRNSF is encoded by the coding sequence ATGGCTCTTATAAAAATCAACGACACGGCTCTCATCGAAAGCTCTGTAACAATCGGAGAAAAGATAAATCAGCTCAATGATATGAAATCACGGCTGAATTCCATTGCAGGAGCAATCTCAGATTCATGGCAGGGAGCGTCAAGTGCCGCTTACGCAAATGTCCTGCATGACTTTGACATCAGAACAAGCAAGATGATGGAGATACTTGAAGCGTTCAAGGAATATATAGAAAAATCAACAACGGATTTTAAAGAAATTGACAGAAAATCAGCCAACAGAATACGCAATTCATTCTGA